Proteins encoded within one genomic window of Chloroflexota bacterium:
- a CDS encoding 3-isopropylmalate dehydratase: MNKLIKGRVWKYGDNVNTDVIFPGKYTYTVSDPKEMPQYALEDLDPNFAKGMQPGDIIIGGTNWGCGSSREQAVVCLSEANLGAIVANSFARIYYRNCLNNALPALTCPEAVDAIENGETIEIDLAAGKIRCAAGAFTFPPLPEAVMEIFNAGGLIEYTRQKLEKVRV; encoded by the coding sequence ATGAACAAACTAATTAAAGGTCGTGTCTGGAAATACGGCGACAACGTTAACACCGATGTGATCTTTCCGGGCAAGTATACCTATACCGTTAGCGACCCCAAAGAGATGCCTCAATACGCCCTGGAAGATTTGGATCCCAACTTTGCCAAAGGCATGCAGCCCGGTGACATCATTATTGGCGGGACGAATTGGGGCTGTGGATCATCACGTGAGCAGGCTGTTGTGTGTTTGAGCGAAGCGAATTTAGGCGCGATTGTTGCCAATTCATTCGCCCGCATTTACTACCGCAACTGCCTGAACAATGCCCTGCCCGCACTGACCTGCCCCGAGGCGGTGGATGCCATCGAAAATGGCGAAACCATCGAAATTGACCTGGCCGCCGGAAAAATTCGCTGCGCTGCCGGGGCATTCACCTTCCCACCGTTGCCCGAAGCCGTGATGGAAATCTTCAACGCTGGCGGGTTGATTGAGTATACACGCCAGAAATTAGAGAAAGTACGTGTATGA